One Gordonia mangrovi genomic region harbors:
- a CDS encoding patatin-like phospholipase family protein, which yields MRIRFSAERKPTDRNTVLSVGIVVILGVVLAAVTIGPSYAPGIIAWEFGHAPSDPARLDELRDTVAPDLGLILGYVLALGGLALLGRLLAFTRPYRMVATVAAGAVVAAGLVDLVENLALATDWRLGSIAASAVFATAKFALLLPGAVIALWSFVVLFTTAVTRLWVKHNGAQVWQPTPSTERWADESRWDRAYLTPGTDTADKTAICLSGGGVRSASVALGAMQSLTGRGAGDVRPDYVVSVSGGGYTAGAFLQAMRRNAPKRGAWPKGMQAMYRADDVERPPLDDLFAEGSEEYDYIRRRSSYIADSPAEMIAALVIIAKNMLLSLTILFTPAVIAGVLAGLVYAYIPMAAIVPVPDDTAAASPEPEHASLAPNSTATLWVLGVLGAICFLLLVVAGYTEARSASERGERWRGRLSRAAVCFAVAVAVIAVLTVVAPGLMRLADTTLTSSAAGIAWSASAVALLNYVAVLAAILWRNRGAVGKLFAGLKGKADAPRKGVPRGALQLLLVLLTLTVVLLTWFATFGGVGAWTFDTVVAHPVDQAAQTRDMLSGNPVTGGQTDRSSVWWVLSIAVILAVTLSFYDVTSSSLQPFYRRRLARAFAVRRMRSTDNPGQVTALPYPSSESTELTDFDEPDATPHFVFAAAATISGSEKPAAGLNAVPFAFGTDYVGGPDVGWVSTHTLQRLAPPRIRRDLTVQAAVAVSGAAFASAMGRMGSGYQKLFAISGARLGTWLPNPMFLAASAQQPKNWAWPHGLPRYRGAGYLYREVLGINSARGRLLQISDGGHYENLGLVEALRRRCTTIVCIDASGDTPPNLSTLADAVRLARAELGVTFTFPEVGGSDEHTAMNLAPGSGEPFDPDEDFEALNARITQGCVVTATITYPPLDGRPTTGRLILAKAVLWQNCPDWLMTYANTNPVFPHDSTSDQWFDEGQFAAYTELGRLIGAEALRVIGRSDGS from the coding sequence GTGCGCATACGGTTCTCGGCGGAGCGGAAGCCGACGGACCGCAACACGGTGCTGTCGGTCGGGATCGTGGTGATCCTCGGTGTGGTGCTGGCCGCGGTCACCATCGGTCCGTCCTACGCTCCGGGCATCATTGCCTGGGAGTTCGGCCACGCGCCGAGCGATCCGGCGCGGCTCGACGAACTGCGCGACACTGTCGCGCCCGATCTCGGCCTGATCCTCGGTTACGTGCTCGCACTCGGCGGGCTCGCGCTCCTGGGCCGGCTTCTCGCCTTCACCAGGCCCTACCGCATGGTCGCGACAGTTGCCGCCGGCGCCGTCGTGGCGGCCGGCCTGGTGGACCTGGTGGAGAACCTCGCCCTCGCAACGGACTGGCGACTCGGCAGTATCGCTGCGTCGGCGGTGTTCGCGACCGCGAAGTTCGCGCTGCTGCTGCCCGGTGCGGTGATCGCACTCTGGTCGTTCGTCGTGCTGTTCACCACCGCGGTGACGCGTCTGTGGGTCAAGCACAACGGTGCGCAGGTGTGGCAGCCCACGCCGTCCACCGAGCGCTGGGCCGACGAATCCCGTTGGGATCGTGCGTACCTCACACCCGGCACCGACACGGCGGACAAGACCGCGATTTGTCTGTCCGGCGGTGGGGTGCGGTCGGCGAGCGTCGCGCTCGGTGCGATGCAGAGCCTCACCGGACGCGGGGCGGGTGACGTGCGACCGGACTACGTGGTGTCGGTGTCCGGCGGCGGGTATACCGCCGGCGCATTCCTGCAGGCCATGCGGCGCAACGCACCCAAGCGCGGTGCGTGGCCGAAGGGCATGCAGGCGATGTACCGCGCCGACGACGTCGAGCGACCACCGCTCGACGATCTCTTCGCGGAGGGCAGCGAAGAGTACGACTACATCCGTCGGCGGTCCAGCTACATCGCCGACAGTCCGGCCGAGATGATCGCGGCACTGGTCATCATCGCGAAGAACATGCTGCTGTCGCTCACGATTCTGTTCACTCCGGCGGTGATCGCGGGCGTACTGGCGGGCCTCGTCTACGCCTACATTCCGATGGCAGCGATCGTGCCGGTCCCCGACGACACCGCGGCGGCGTCGCCGGAGCCCGAACATGCGAGTCTGGCGCCGAATTCGACCGCGACGCTGTGGGTGCTCGGCGTGCTGGGTGCGATCTGCTTTCTCCTGCTCGTCGTGGCGGGCTATACGGAGGCCAGGTCGGCGAGTGAGCGCGGCGAGCGATGGCGGGGCCGACTGTCGCGCGCGGCCGTGTGCTTCGCGGTGGCCGTCGCCGTCATCGCGGTGCTGACGGTCGTTGCACCGGGTCTGATGCGCCTCGCCGATACGACTCTCACGTCGTCGGCCGCGGGAATCGCGTGGAGCGCATCGGCCGTCGCGCTCCTCAACTACGTGGCGGTGCTCGCCGCGATCCTGTGGCGCAACCGCGGGGCCGTGGGAAAGCTGTTCGCCGGACTCAAGGGCAAGGCCGATGCACCGCGCAAAGGTGTACCGCGCGGCGCACTCCAGCTTCTCCTGGTGCTGCTGACCCTGACCGTGGTGCTCCTGACCTGGTTCGCCACCTTCGGCGGTGTCGGCGCATGGACCTTCGACACCGTTGTCGCCCACCCGGTGGACCAGGCGGCGCAGACCCGTGACATGTTGTCCGGCAACCCGGTTACCGGCGGTCAGACCGACCGCAGCAGTGTCTGGTGGGTGCTGTCGATCGCCGTCATCCTCGCGGTGACGCTCTCGTTCTACGATGTCACCTCCTCGAGTCTGCAGCCGTTCTACCGCCGCCGGCTGGCCCGGGCCTTCGCCGTCCGTCGGATGCGCAGCACCGACAACCCGGGACAGGTGACCGCGCTCCCGTATCCGAGCAGCGAATCCACCGAACTCACCGACTTCGACGAACCTGATGCCACACCACATTTCGTGTTCGCCGCCGCTGCCACCATCTCCGGGAGCGAGAAACCCGCCGCAGGTCTGAACGCGGTCCCGTTCGCCTTCGGCACCGACTACGTCGGCGGACCGGACGTCGGCTGGGTGTCGACTCACACGCTGCAACGACTGGCCCCGCCACGCATCCGGCGCGACCTGACCGTCCAGGCGGCCGTCGCCGTCAGCGGCGCGGCATTCGCCTCGGCGATGGGCCGGATGGGATCGGGATACCAGAAGCTCTTTGCCATCTCCGGTGCGCGGCTGGGGACATGGCTGCCCAACCCGATGTTCCTGGCCGCCTCGGCGCAGCAACCCAAGAACTGGGCGTGGCCGCACGGGCTGCCGCGCTATCGCGGTGCGGGGTACCTGTATCGGGAAGTGTTGGGTATCAATTCGGCTCGCGGTCGGCTGCTGCAGATCTCCGACGGCGGCCACTACGAGAATCTCGGACTGGTGGAGGCGTTACGGCGGCGCTGTACGACGATCGTGTGTATCGACGCGAGCGGCGACACCCCGCCCAATCTCAGCACATTGGCCGACGCCGTCCGACTGGCGCGCGCCGAACTCGGGGTGACGTTCACCTTCCCCGAGGTCGGCGGGTCCGACGAACACACGGCCATGAACCTCGCCCCCGGTAGCGGCGAACCCTTCGACCCTGACGAGGACTTCGAGGCATTGAATGCGCGGATCACCCAGGGCTGCGTGGTGACCGCGACGATCACCTACCCCCCGCTCGACGGTCGGCCCACAACCGGACGACTGATCCTGGCCAAGGCGGTGTTGTGGCAGAACTGCCCCGACTGGCTCATGACCTACGCCAACACCAATCCGGTATTCCCGCACGACAGTACGTCAGATCAGTGGTTCGATGAAGGACAGTTCGCGGCGTACACCGAACTCGGACGACTCATCGGTGCGGAGGCGCTGCGCGTCATCGGGAGGTCGGACGGGTCGTAG
- a CDS encoding MarR family winged helix-turn-helix transcriptional regulator, which produces MSDDEAYRLASALRPTVTRLYLTLRRRTPIAEYSAAQASALSVLLDHGPLRMGELAERESIRMPTATALIDGLTKNGLVERTPDPADRRAVLVGLTDHGRTVLDRVRGRRDTILTAALAGLTDDDRAALAAAAPALEALRHQIEALPNPEGSETTAG; this is translated from the coding sequence ATGTCGGACGACGAGGCGTACCGGTTGGCGTCGGCCCTGCGGCCGACGGTGACCCGGCTCTACCTGACCCTGCGACGACGCACGCCGATCGCCGAGTATTCGGCCGCGCAGGCATCCGCACTGTCGGTCCTACTCGACCACGGTCCGCTGCGGATGGGCGAACTGGCCGAGCGTGAGTCGATCCGGATGCCCACCGCGACAGCGCTGATCGACGGGCTCACGAAGAACGGGCTGGTCGAACGAACACCCGACCCGGCAGACCGCCGCGCCGTCCTGGTCGGACTCACCGACCACGGGCGCACTGTGCTCGATCGGGTCCGCGGCCGCCGCGACACCATCCTGACCGCCGCCCTCGCCGGACTCACCGACGACGATCGCGCCGCACTGGCAGCCGCCGCACCCGCGCTCGAAGCGCTACGCCATCAGATCGAAGCTCTCCCGAATCCGGAAGGGTCCGAGACCACCGCCGGTTGA
- a CDS encoding PLD nuclease N-terminal domain-containing protein yields MTAAKKKFSELPPKSQALIIIGAVVQFALQGAALRDLKRRPAEQVKGPKPLWVALSFLNYFGPIAYFVVGRKSES; encoded by the coding sequence ATGACCGCTGCGAAGAAGAAGTTCTCCGAGCTCCCGCCGAAGTCTCAGGCGTTGATCATCATCGGTGCCGTCGTCCAGTTCGCGTTGCAGGGTGCGGCACTGCGTGACCTGAAGCGGCGACCGGCCGAGCAGGTGAAAGGCCCGAAGCCACTGTGGGTGGCGCTGAGCTTTCTGAACTACTTCGGGCCGATCGCCTACTTCGTGGTGGGACGCAAGTCGGAGAGCTGA